One window of the Aptenodytes patagonicus chromosome 5, bAptPat1.pri.cur, whole genome shotgun sequence genome contains the following:
- the LOC143160350 gene encoding beta-microseminoprotein-like isoform X2: MKSFLAFLVAMGIVVTLGDAYCFSKMNKPGEADKGCILDGKLYPFGEIARTDNCFRCSCSRDQMRCCSLFHTPTGYDKENCKVIFNKKSCDYDVVQKSDPSKECVVYSRVG, from the exons ATG AAGAGCTTTCTGGCTTTCCTTGTTGCAATGGGCATCGTAGTGACACTGGGTGATGCATACTGCTTCTCTAAAATGAACAAGCCAGGGGAGGCTGACAAAG GCTGTATCCTGGATGGAAAACTATACCCCTTTGGAGAGATCGCGAGGACAGATAATTGCTTCAGATGCAGCTGCAGCCGAGATCAAATGCGTTGCTGCTCCCT CTTTCATACTCCTACTGGTTATGACAAAGAGAACTGTAAAGTCATTTTCAACAAGAAAAGCTGTGACTATGACGTGGTGCAGAAGAGTGACCCCTCAAAGGAGTGCGTTGTCTATTCTCGTGTGGGCTAA
- the LOC143160350 gene encoding beta-microseminoprotein-like isoform X1 — translation MGSVSLLQKSFLAFLVAMGIVVTLGDAYCFSKMNKPGEADKGCILDGKLYPFGEIARTDNCFRCSCSRDQMRCCSLFHTPTGYDKENCKVIFNKKSCDYDVVQKSDPSKECVVYSRVG, via the exons ATGGGCTCTGTGTCTCTTTTACAGAAGAGCTTTCTGGCTTTCCTTGTTGCAATGGGCATCGTAGTGACACTGGGTGATGCATACTGCTTCTCTAAAATGAACAAGCCAGGGGAGGCTGACAAAG GCTGTATCCTGGATGGAAAACTATACCCCTTTGGAGAGATCGCGAGGACAGATAATTGCTTCAGATGCAGCTGCAGCCGAGATCAAATGCGTTGCTGCTCCCT CTTTCATACTCCTACTGGTTATGACAAAGAGAACTGTAAAGTCATTTTCAACAAGAAAAGCTGTGACTATGACGTGGTGCAGAAGAGTGACCCCTCAAAGGAGTGCGTTGTCTATTCTCGTGTGGGCTAA